TTTCGAGGAGCGCCTCGCTGACACTCCGGACTTCCAGCGCCTCAGGAAAATCAGGCAGCTCGCGACCGCGAACCTCGTTTACCCCGGAGCCAACCACTCCCGCTTCGAGCATTCCCTGGGCACCCTGCATTTAGCGTCCCGCATCGCGGAAAAGCTCCCGCTCGACAAGGACGAAGCGGAGAAGCTCAGGCTCTACGCGTTGCTCCACGATATAGGGCATATTGCATTTTCCCACGAGGCCGAGCGCGTGACCACAAAACACCTTGGAACTCATGAAGAGATAGGGACGAAGAAGATGCTTTCCGGGGAGATGGGAGAGATACTGCTTGAACGCCTCAGCAGGAAAGAAATCACACGCCTTGGAAAGTCCGCGCATTCCGAAGCGATAACTTCAGACATAGGAGCGGACAGGATGGATTACTTGAAAAGGGACGCATACTACACCGGCGTCGCTTACGGGATGGTGGACGAGCAGCGCATAATAAGCAAGATGTTTTTGGAGAAAGGCGCGCTAGGAGTTGAATACGGGGCTTTGGAGGCCAGCGAAAGCCTTCTCGTCGCGCGCTTCATGATGTTTTCCACCGTTTATTTGCACCACACGGTGCGCATAGCCTCAGCGATGCTGGAGCGCGCGCTTTCCGTCGCGATAGAGGATGGTTTAGACCCGAAGCTCCTTCTCGGAAAAGGAGATGGGGAAGCCCTGGCCCTGCTCGCGCAGTACAGGCGCGCGCGGGAATACTCCAAATCAATCGAGGAAAGAAAGCTCTATAAGCAGGCGTACTCGCTTTCCCCCCCGCAATTCAAGGAATCCGAAATCCCTAAGCTCGAAGCCGAGCTTTCCTCGCTTGCAGGCTGCGACATTCTGATAGATTCTCCGGCCAGCTTCGTGAAGCTTTCAGGCTTTTTAGTTCGAACGCACGCAGGCAAAAGGCAGGAAATTTCTAAAATATCCGAGCTCGTGCGCTCGCTCAAGTCAGCTGAGGAGTCCAGGAAAAAAGCCCTTGTGCTCGCGCCAGCGCAATTCAGGGAAAAAGCGGAAAAAGAGTGCGCGCGCTTCTACTCCTGAATCTCTCTGTTTATGCCCTGTCCATACTTTTTCCAACTATTATCTTGGATAACTGGCCAGTTATGCAGTGTGTGTTGCCTTCCGAACCATATGTATTATTTTTTATAAATATAGTCTCCATTCCGTTATCCATTAGGATAT
Above is a window of Candidatus Micrarchaeia archaeon DNA encoding:
- a CDS encoding HD domain-containing protein — its product is MPGIEIKDPVHGNVELTDFEERLADTPDFQRLRKIRQLATANLVYPGANHSRFEHSLGTLHLASRIAEKLPLDKDEAEKLRLYALLHDIGHIAFSHEAERVTTKHLGTHEEIGTKKMLSGEMGEILLERLSRKEITRLGKSAHSEAITSDIGADRMDYLKRDAYYTGVAYGMVDEQRIISKMFLEKGALGVEYGALEASESLLVARFMMFSTVYLHHTVRIASAMLERALSVAIEDGLDPKLLLGKGDGEALALLAQYRRAREYSKSIEERKLYKQAYSLSPPQFKESEIPKLEAELSSLAGCDILIDSPASFVKLSGFLVRTHAGKRQEISKISELVRSLKSAEESRKKALVLAPAQFREKAEKECARFYS